In the Emys orbicularis isolate rEmyOrb1 chromosome 3, rEmyOrb1.hap1, whole genome shotgun sequence genome, one interval contains:
- the LOC135875626 gene encoding epoxide hydrolase 1-like, whose amino-acid sequence MWQQILQSVRSFKYPWRSIILAPAALGAGGLLVCWLLSRRKIRTLEMGDGWWGSGERPPREKEDERIRSFQIETSDREIQELHQRLDQARYTPPLEGVAFQYGFNSTYLQKVVAYWRNQFDWQKQLEIVNQYPHFKTTIEGIEVHFVHVKPPGIPKGQAARPLLMVHGWPGSFYEFYKIIPLLTDPAGHGLNEDVVFEVICPSIPGYGFSEAPHQRGFDTLAAARIFHKLMQRLGFQEFYVQGGDWGSRITVNMAQMLPKSVKGLHLNLVFITSGGLGRLVSLLLGAYVPWLVGLTREDSRRLYPYLEKNVYELLRETGYLHIQATKPDTAGSGLNDSPMGLAAYILEKFSTWTDRSFRDMDNGGLERKFSMDDLLTNVMIYWVTSSIVPSMRFYKENLSKNLNTAPDARIGVYVPTGIAAFPQELAHCPHSWAKKLFKNIVVYSYMPRGGHFAAFEEPELLAQDIRQLVRKVEHL is encoded by the exons ATGTGGCAGCAAATCCTTCAGAGTGTCCG GTCCTTTAAATATCCCTGGAGGAGTATAATTCTGGCCCCTGCTGctctgggagctggagggctCCTGGTTTGTTGGCTCCTGTCTAGACGGAAGATCAGGACTCTAGAAATGGGAGAtggatggtggggctcaggcgaGAGGCCCCCAAGAGAGAAAGAAGATGAGCGGATCCGATCCTTCCAAATTGAAACCTCTGACAGGGAAATTCAG GAACTGCACCAGCGCCTGGACCAGGCCCGCTACACACCGCCACTTGAGGGAGTCGCCTTCCAATATGGTTTCAACTCCACCTACCTGCAGAAAGTTGTTGCCTATTGGAGGAACCAGTTTGACTGGCAGAAGCAGCTGGAAATTGTGAACCAATATCCACATTTCAAAACAACTATTGAAG GGATTGAAGTCCATTTTGTCCATGTGAAGCCCCCTGGCATCCCCAAGGGTCAGGCAGCCAGGCCTTTGTTGATGGTGCATGGCTGGCCTGGCTCCTTCTATGAGTTCTATAAGATCATCCCACTACTCACTGACCCAGCTGGGCACGGCCTGAATGAGGATGTGGTGTTTGAGGTCATCTGCCCATCCATCCCAGGCTATGGCTTCTCCGAGGCACCTCACCAACGAG GTTTTGACACGCTGGCTGCTGCTCGGATATTTCACAAGCTGATGCAGAGACTGGGCTTCCAGGAGTTCTATGTACAGGGGGGAGATTGGGGCTCTCGGATCACCGTAAACATGGCCCAGATGCTGCCAAA GTCCGTGAAAGGGCTTCATCTGAATTTAGTCTTCATCACCTCaggaggtttggggaggctggtGTCTTTACTGCTGGGGGCTTACGTGCCATGGCTGGTGGGCCTCACCAGGGAAGACTCCCGCCGCTTATACCCATACTTGGAGAAGAACGTGTATGAACTTCTGCGGGAGACCGGGTATTTGCACATCCAGGCCACCAAGCCAGACACAGCAG gcaGTGGACTAAACGACTCCCCCATGGGACTTGCTGCATACATTCTGGAGAAGTTCTCTACCTGGACCGATAGATCATTCCGGGACATGGACAATGGAGGTCTGGAGAG GAAATTCTCTATGGATGACCTTTTGACCAATGTGATGATTTATTGGGTAACTTCGTCCATTGTGCCCTCAATGCGCTTCTACAAGGAGAATCTTTCCAAGAACCTCAACACTGCTCCCGATGCCAG gatTGGAGTGTACGTACCTACTGGCATTGCTGCTTTCCCCCAGGAGCTTGCACATTGCCCACACTCCTGGGCAAAGAAGTTGTTCAAGAACATAGTTGTCTACTCCTACATGCCACGTGGGGGGCATTTTGCTGCCTTCGAGGAACCAGAACTCCTGGCACAGGATATCAGGCAGTTGGTCAGAAAGGTGGAGCATCTGTGA